A genome region from Fervidobacterium changbaicum includes the following:
- the xseA gene encoding exodeoxyribonuclease VII large subunit — translation MENLRFQSNESLNFETLRDFVEYIHSRLKETNILSQRYRFVADVVKVKPYNGTLYITVSQEGEDGKKFELTVVVWKHLLKGIMSYLYAFGVKSINDLEHKKWEFQGRLSFYPDRFQFSFWADSIAPQGESDILRRRQKIREELRKQGLLMEVTHELSELEPIKLIAVITSKTAQGYFDFLSNLLVPETYRPVIHLYESSMQGVSTAQEVIAAMNRIELFCRTNNVRYDVIAIIRGGGGPSDLMFFDDYELAVRIAYMNKYIPVLTGIGHEKDETVADYVAWRRFPTPTAVAKEISNQLKTYIDNMERSYNELSQKLGAIVDITESKLQSGTFGFLSDSFKNNLVRSVRDIKEYAKYFVSKINISDLEKRLSVEFATNVSRNLDSRLSEFGQFVDNSFSTISKQLTVNLERKINEVKTFENISTLMDKSYIAFYNKTEGVRAELETIGGPLRALSVGGALVTKDGEIVSSVKQIKSKDIVKVNFVDGQVTSRVI, via the coding sequence ATGGAGAACTTAAGATTCCAATCCAATGAATCTTTGAATTTCGAAACACTTAGGGATTTTGTTGAATATATCCATAGCAGGCTCAAAGAAACGAATATTCTTTCTCAAAGGTACAGATTCGTTGCCGATGTTGTAAAGGTGAAACCGTACAATGGTACTTTGTATATCACTGTTTCACAAGAAGGTGAAGATGGAAAGAAGTTTGAGCTCACCGTTGTTGTATGGAAACACCTTTTGAAAGGTATAATGTCATACCTTTATGCTTTTGGAGTTAAAAGTATAAACGATTTGGAGCACAAAAAATGGGAGTTTCAAGGCAGGCTTTCTTTTTATCCAGACAGGTTTCAGTTCAGCTTTTGGGCTGATTCCATTGCACCGCAAGGTGAGTCGGATATATTAAGAAGAAGACAAAAGATAAGAGAAGAGTTGAGAAAGCAAGGATTGCTCATGGAAGTGACTCACGAACTTTCAGAACTCGAACCCATCAAATTGATTGCTGTGATTACTTCAAAAACCGCTCAGGGGTACTTCGACTTTCTTTCGAACCTTTTGGTTCCAGAAACCTATCGGCCTGTGATACACCTTTACGAATCTTCAATGCAAGGTGTATCGACAGCGCAGGAAGTCATTGCAGCGATGAACAGGATCGAGCTTTTCTGTAGGACCAACAACGTGAGGTACGATGTGATAGCGATAATCAGAGGTGGTGGGGGACCAAGTGACTTGATGTTCTTCGACGACTACGAACTCGCTGTTCGAATAGCGTACATGAACAAGTACATACCTGTCTTAACAGGAATTGGGCATGAAAAGGACGAGACTGTTGCCGATTACGTTGCCTGGAGACGCTTCCCAACTCCGACAGCTGTTGCAAAAGAAATTTCCAACCAGTTGAAAACTTACATTGACAACATGGAGAGGAGTTATAACGAACTAAGTCAAAAACTAGGAGCTATTGTTGATATAACAGAAAGCAAGTTGCAGTCTGGAACGTTTGGTTTCCTGAGTGATTCTTTCAAAAATAATTTAGTAAGATCGGTTCGTGATATAAAAGAATACGCTAAGTATTTTGTAAGCAAGATAAATATCTCCGACTTGGAGAAGAGGCTTTCAGTAGAATTTGCAACCAATGTTTCGAGGAACTTGGACTCGAGACTCTCTGAATTTGGGCAATTTGTAGACAATTCGTTTAGTACGATTAGTAAACAACTAACAGTGAACTTAGAAAGAAAGATTAACGAAGTGAAAACCTTTGAAAACATATCTACCCTTATGGACAAAAGCTACATAGCTTTTTACAACAAAACGGAAGGAGTTAGAGCGGAGCTTGAGACTATTGGAGGCCCTTTGAGAGCACTGTCTGTAGGTGGAGCGTTAGTTACAAAAGATGGCGAGATAGTTAGCAGCGTTAAGCAAATAAAAAGTAAAGACATTGTGAAGGTCAATTTTGTAGATGGTCAGGTAACTTCAAGAGTGATTTGA
- a CDS encoding ABC transporter permease: protein MIKYIARRLIIMLPELWIITIIVFALIQLSPGTFLDQYKLDPSISQETLKAMEKELGLDKPAIVQYFYWLGKVVRGDFGYSFYYRRPVASLIGERLLGTFVLSLYSFVLSWIIGVVLGIVSALKKYTLTDKILTVVAFSGLALPGFFLALVLLYMAARTGWFPIGGMYSPETSRLDVWNAFKDIFWRMQLPAFTLTFGGFAGLMRYMRGSLLDVLNEDYVEFARAKGMPERVVIYKHALRNAINPLITMFGYSLSGLLSGAVITETIFSWPGLGRLTYQALLQKDYYVVMASTVIGTVLLVLGNLVGDILLAAVDPRIRYE from the coding sequence TTGATAAAATATATCGCACGTAGACTTATTATAATGCTGCCAGAGTTGTGGATAATAACTATTATCGTTTTTGCACTCATTCAGTTATCACCTGGAACATTTTTGGATCAGTACAAACTTGATCCCTCTATTTCGCAAGAAACATTGAAGGCTATGGAAAAAGAGCTTGGATTGGACAAACCGGCCATAGTTCAATATTTCTACTGGCTTGGTAAGGTAGTTAGAGGTGATTTCGGTTACTCTTTCTACTACCGAAGACCTGTTGCTTCGCTTATCGGTGAACGTTTGCTTGGAACGTTTGTTTTGTCACTTTATTCTTTTGTCCTTTCTTGGATCATCGGCGTTGTTTTAGGTATTGTATCCGCATTAAAAAAGTACACGCTTACCGATAAGATTCTTACAGTTGTAGCATTTAGTGGTCTTGCACTCCCTGGTTTCTTCCTTGCACTTGTGCTTTTGTACATGGCTGCGCGGACCGGTTGGTTTCCAATCGGTGGTATGTATAGTCCGGAAACATCCCGACTCGATGTATGGAATGCGTTTAAAGACATCTTTTGGAGGATGCAATTACCAGCCTTTACTTTGACTTTCGGTGGTTTTGCCGGTTTGATGAGGTACATGAGGGGTTCGTTGCTTGATGTTCTCAACGAAGATTACGTTGAATTTGCAAGAGCGAAAGGAATGCCCGAAAGGGTTGTTATATACAAGCACGCTTTAAGAAATGCCATCAACCCGTTAATCACTATGTTCGGTTACAGTCTTTCAGGTTTGTTGAGTGGAGCCGTTATAACTGAGACAATCTTCTCATGGCCAGGACTTGGTAGGTTGACTTATCAAGCCTTGCTGCAAAAAGACTACTACGTTGTTATGGCAAGTACCGTTATCGGAACAGTATTGCTTGTCTTAGGAAACTTAGTTGGTGACATCTTACTTGCCGCGGTTGACCCGCGCATAAGATACGAGTAA
- a CDS encoding TIM-barrel domain-containing protein → MIYKLVYGEPDIESSAVLSRFTNKIPLSKSDEFISLFRDFQAQTEEYNGQVFFVLKRQYDSDGYFFGFGDKVGPLDRNGRKYTFWNTDNFTHHPSADPLYKSFPFYIYVSKDLKTKYGCFTDFPGYLEIDVNSNNDNTLTFRSKGKGFVQYIIIENSVRKIVEQYLKLTGKNIAFPVWAFGYQQSRWSYFSEKEVLDIAQKFRAKKIPCDVIYLDIDYMEKYKVFTWNKKNFPNYKKMLESLHKDGFKVVSILDPGVRVEEGYFVFEEGKNKYFLKDPSGKDFEGAVWPGRVRFPDFLNKNVRNWWAKNAKKYLDDGVDGFWNDMNEIAIFATEKDLQEAREKLKEAKLEDGINLAGLLGTIGEIGRRGHGDDIVHLDGTPHWKVKNVYGLNMVRATSEMLQKENKRPFLLTRSAYSGIQRFGGVWTGDNHSWWEHILQEIVRLNSLSLAGVFYSGCDVGGFGGDVNAQLLIRFMQFGLFTPMFRNHSAIGTRRQEPWEFGPETESILKEVINWRYRLIPYIYTQYMIGVLKDKPLMRPLFYDFEQPESFGIEDEYLFGDSILVAPVYRPNVQKRVVWLPKTSIGIFDNKVYKKGWNVVDTPIEYIPAFQIVNSAIPTIEPTQYVDLSKVDKIVWKVFRTSERAKVTGYLYEDDGSTFDYKKGVYNLKQVTVKDGYVEVKTLNSKYVTREREWKFEILDSKGQMKKLSVVVGSDGELKIPIQ, encoded by the coding sequence TTGATATACAAACTCGTGTACGGAGAACCAGACATCGAAAGTAGTGCGGTGCTGAGTAGGTTCACTAACAAAATACCTTTATCAAAATCCGATGAATTTATTTCCTTATTCAGAGATTTTCAAGCACAAACTGAAGAGTACAACGGTCAGGTATTTTTTGTTCTAAAAAGGCAATACGACTCAGACGGGTACTTTTTCGGATTTGGTGATAAGGTCGGTCCCCTTGATAGGAATGGGCGCAAGTACACGTTCTGGAATACCGATAATTTCACACACCATCCGAGTGCAGACCCTCTTTACAAATCCTTCCCGTTTTATATATACGTCTCAAAGGATCTGAAAACCAAATATGGCTGTTTCACGGACTTCCCGGGATATTTAGAAATAGACGTAAACTCGAATAACGATAATACTCTAACCTTCAGATCAAAAGGTAAGGGGTTTGTTCAGTACATAATTATCGAAAATTCAGTGAGAAAAATCGTGGAGCAGTATCTTAAATTGACCGGAAAGAATATAGCCTTCCCAGTTTGGGCTTTCGGTTACCAGCAATCCAGATGGAGCTACTTCAGTGAAAAGGAAGTTTTAGATATCGCTCAGAAGTTTAGAGCGAAAAAAATCCCTTGCGACGTGATTTATCTTGATATAGACTATATGGAAAAGTACAAAGTGTTCACTTGGAACAAAAAGAACTTCCCAAATTACAAAAAGATGCTAGAATCACTACATAAAGACGGATTTAAGGTGGTATCGATCCTCGATCCCGGAGTGAGGGTGGAAGAAGGGTATTTTGTGTTCGAAGAAGGAAAGAACAAGTACTTTTTAAAGGATCCTTCGGGGAAAGATTTTGAAGGTGCGGTTTGGCCTGGTAGGGTTAGGTTCCCTGACTTTTTAAATAAGAACGTTCGAAATTGGTGGGCAAAGAATGCAAAGAAATACTTGGACGATGGCGTAGATGGTTTTTGGAACGATATGAACGAAATTGCGATATTCGCAACGGAAAAGGATTTACAAGAGGCCAGAGAAAAACTGAAAGAAGCGAAGTTAGAGGACGGCATCAACCTTGCTGGTTTACTGGGAACAATAGGTGAAATAGGGCGCAGGGGACATGGCGATGACATTGTACACCTTGATGGAACTCCGCACTGGAAAGTGAAAAATGTGTACGGTCTCAACATGGTGCGTGCTACGTCCGAAATGCTTCAAAAAGAAAACAAAAGGCCTTTCTTATTAACACGCTCAGCTTACTCCGGTATCCAGAGATTTGGAGGAGTGTGGACTGGAGATAACCACAGTTGGTGGGAACACATCCTTCAGGAAATAGTGAGGCTCAATTCTCTAAGCCTTGCTGGCGTGTTTTATAGCGGATGTGATGTTGGTGGTTTTGGTGGGGATGTGAATGCACAATTGCTTATCAGATTCATGCAATTCGGTTTGTTCACGCCGATGTTCAGAAATCACTCAGCTATCGGAACAAGAAGGCAAGAACCTTGGGAATTTGGACCTGAAACCGAATCAATTCTCAAAGAAGTAATAAACTGGAGATATAGGCTGATTCCGTACATCTACACACAGTACATGATTGGTGTTCTTAAAGACAAACCACTCATGAGACCTCTGTTCTACGATTTTGAACAACCAGAGTCGTTCGGAATAGAGGATGAGTACCTATTTGGTGATAGCATCTTGGTTGCTCCAGTGTACAGACCAAACGTTCAAAAGCGTGTCGTTTGGTTACCAAAAACAAGTATAGGAATTTTCGATAACAAAGTCTACAAAAAGGGTTGGAATGTTGTAGATACTCCTATTGAATATATACCGGCGTTTCAAATAGTGAATTCAGCCATTCCTACGATTGAACCAACGCAGTACGTTGACTTATCTAAAGTGGATAAGATAGTCTGGAAAGTTTTCAGGACATCGGAGCGCGCAAAGGTAACTGGATACCTCTACGAAGATGATGGTAGCACGTTTGATTACAAGAAAGGTGTCTATAACTTAAAACAGGTCACAGTGAAGGACGGATACGTAGAAGTCAAGACCTTGAATAGTAAGTACGTGACAAGAGAACGTGAGTGGAAATTTGAAATCTTGGATTCCAAAGGACAGATGAAAAAGTTGAGTGTCGTGGTGGGAAGCGATGGAGAACTTAAGATTCCAATCCAATGA
- a CDS encoding exodeoxyribonuclease VII, whose product MKVAETYDIEKILSLAEEEINKLTFKELMELIDTIKNYFISSELDIEKQIELYAKAILLLTKAREKLITIKKQKEEIDRKYEEFLKNVEE is encoded by the coding sequence ATGAAAGTAGCGGAAACGTACGACATTGAAAAAATATTATCGTTGGCTGAAGAAGAGATCAACAAACTCACTTTCAAAGAACTCATGGAACTTATTGATACAATTAAGAACTACTTTATCTCTTCAGAACTCGATATTGAAAAACAGATAGAACTTTACGCGAAGGCCATACTTCTACTCACGAAAGCCAGGGAAAAGCTTATAACGATCAAAAAACAGAAAGAAGAAATCGATAGAAAGTACGAAGAATTTTTGAAGAATGTAGAAGAGTAA
- the dprA gene encoding DNA-processing protein DprA, translating into MRLDFDTSVNIVAFSKVFRKKVSEIEEYLQYDTKLFEESANSSSVLLDLVGKLKSYLKKSDVRLMTYWDDEYPDLLKNIPDPPVCLFVKGKWEYLSYNLFAVVGTRKMTSYGKQVTERFVSEISKHFVIVSGMAYGVDTIAHSSALRLNRPTIAVLGCGVDVVYPKSNKMLYEQIIDNGCVVSEYLPWESPKKFTFVERNRIISGLSVGVLVTEAGVESGALITAKYAIEQGRDVFAVPGDIFRTTSQGTNYLIKSGAFVATEPSDILEYYGFKDHRKIVELTDDEAQIFGAIESEVTIEEMSEKLNVPISQVMLILTTLELKGLVYRTERNTYARAR; encoded by the coding sequence CAAAACTTTTCGAAGAGTCGGCAAACTCTTCCTCTGTTTTACTCGACTTGGTAGGGAAATTGAAAAGTTACCTGAAAAAATCGGACGTTAGGCTGATGACTTACTGGGATGATGAATATCCAGATTTGCTCAAGAACATACCGGACCCACCGGTATGTTTATTTGTTAAAGGTAAATGGGAGTATTTGTCGTATAATCTTTTCGCAGTTGTTGGAACGCGTAAGATGACTAGCTACGGCAAACAGGTAACAGAAAGATTTGTTAGCGAAATTTCAAAACATTTTGTAATCGTGAGCGGTATGGCTTACGGAGTTGATACCATAGCACATTCGAGTGCTTTAAGGTTGAACAGACCTACCATTGCTGTGCTTGGATGTGGCGTGGATGTGGTGTATCCTAAATCAAATAAGATGCTTTACGAACAAATAATAGATAACGGGTGCGTAGTTAGCGAATATCTGCCTTGGGAATCGCCTAAGAAATTCACATTTGTAGAGAGAAATAGAATAATATCTGGTCTTTCGGTAGGTGTATTGGTCACCGAAGCTGGTGTTGAAAGTGGTGCGCTCATAACGGCAAAGTACGCTATTGAACAAGGAAGAGATGTTTTTGCAGTTCCAGGAGATATCTTTAGAACAACTTCTCAGGGGACAAATTACCTTATTAAAAGCGGAGCCTTTGTTGCAACCGAACCTTCTGATATACTTGAATACTACGGCTTTAAAGACCACAGAAAGATAGTTGAACTGACGGATGATGAAGCTCAAATCTTCGGTGCCATTGAAAGTGAGGTAACAATAGAAGAAATGTCAGAAAAACTAAATGTCCCAATCTCGCAAGTTATGCTCATTTTAACGACTTTGGAGCTCAAAGGTCTTGTTTACAGGACAGAACGCAATACGTATGCAAGGGCTAGGTAA
- a CDS encoding ABC transporter ATP-binding protein — protein sequence MPSNEVVIRVQNLKKYFPIYKGFLVKKHVADVKAVDDVSFEVKKGETFALVGESGCGKTTTARVMLRLIDPTDGKIEIMGTDISRLSREELLPFRRKMQIVFQNPIGSLNPRMTVGQILTEPMLFHKIVNSKEEADQKAIELLRMVGLKPFHMDRYPHQFSGGQKQRIAIARALSVDPEIIYLDEPTSALDVSVQAQIVNLLLKFQEELGLTYVFISHNLALVRFISHQVAVMYLGKIVEMGDVNEVFDNPVHPYTKALLSASPIPDPAIEKKRKRIILTGNVPSPIARPSGCFFHPRCPFKMPICEKEYPEMKSVSSNHQVACHLVDKREV from the coding sequence ATGCCAAGTAATGAAGTAGTTATCAGAGTCCAGAACTTAAAAAAATACTTCCCTATATACAAAGGTTTTCTTGTCAAAAAGCATGTTGCGGATGTTAAAGCCGTTGATGACGTTTCTTTTGAAGTCAAGAAGGGCGAAACGTTTGCTCTTGTGGGTGAATCCGGATGTGGAAAGACAACAACGGCAAGAGTCATGCTAAGACTTATCGATCCAACGGATGGAAAAATAGAAATAATGGGAACTGATATTTCCAGATTGTCGAGAGAAGAACTTTTGCCTTTCAGAAGAAAGATGCAGATAGTATTCCAGAACCCAATTGGTTCTTTGAACCCGAGGATGACGGTTGGACAGATTTTGACAGAACCAATGTTGTTCCATAAGATAGTTAATTCAAAGGAAGAAGCTGACCAAAAAGCTATAGAGCTTTTGAGAATGGTTGGTTTGAAACCATTTCACATGGATAGGTATCCACACCAATTCAGCGGTGGTCAGAAACAAAGGATAGCTATTGCAAGGGCACTTAGTGTTGATCCAGAGATAATATACTTAGATGAACCAACATCGGCGCTTGATGTCTCTGTTCAGGCTCAGATTGTCAATTTGCTTTTGAAGTTCCAAGAAGAACTTGGGTTGACATATGTGTTCATCTCTCACAACCTTGCACTTGTTAGGTTTATTAGCCACCAAGTTGCGGTTATGTATTTGGGTAAGATTGTTGAGATGGGAGATGTAAACGAAGTGTTCGATAATCCTGTTCATCCATACACAAAGGCACTGCTGTCAGCTTCACCAATTCCAGACCCAGCAATTGAGAAGAAAAGGAAAAGAATCATCCTTACGGGAAACGTTCCGAGTCCGATAGCAAGACCAAGTGGTTGTTTCTTCCATCCGAGATGTCCATTCAAAATGCCTATTTGTGAGAAAGAATATCCAGAGATGAAATCTGTTTCTTCAAACCACCAGGTTGCTTGCCACCTGGTAGATAAAAGGGAGGTGTAG
- a CDS encoding ABC transporter ATP-binding protein, with protein MDPILSVRNLSTWFYLEEGVLKAVNDVSFELSQNEVLGIVGETGSGKSITVRSIMRLIHHPGKIVNGQIIYRGRGREEDIVKMDEDELTEIRGKEISMIFQDPLTSLNPLYTIGDQLMETIIQHQHVDRATAWKLAVEMLRKVQIPEPEKRMNSYPFEFSGGMKQRVVIAIALSCNPKILIADEPTTALDVTIQAQVLELMKDLQKELKTGTIFITHDLGVISAMADRVMVMYGGRQMELAPAEDLFHKPMHPYTNMLLKSIPRVDIKQDKLESIPGQPPRMIDVPEVCPFAPRCPRRLDKCAKELPPFAELEPGHFVRCFNPVEVGGDINAK; from the coding sequence TTGGACCCCATTCTCAGCGTTAGAAACTTGAGCACTTGGTTTTATCTCGAAGAAGGTGTACTAAAAGCGGTTAACGATGTGTCGTTTGAACTGTCCCAAAACGAAGTTCTTGGAATTGTCGGTGAAACAGGTTCTGGCAAGAGTATCACCGTTCGAAGTATTATGAGGCTTATCCACCATCCTGGTAAAATTGTGAACGGTCAGATTATATACAGAGGCCGTGGAAGAGAAGAAGATATTGTAAAGATGGACGAGGATGAACTTACCGAAATCCGAGGTAAAGAGATATCAATGATTTTCCAAGACCCACTTACATCTTTGAACCCACTTTACACGATTGGCGACCAGTTAATGGAAACGATTATTCAACACCAACATGTTGACAGAGCAACAGCGTGGAAACTTGCAGTTGAGATGTTAAGGAAAGTTCAAATTCCTGAACCGGAAAAGAGAATGAACTCGTATCCTTTTGAGTTTAGTGGAGGGATGAAACAGAGGGTTGTTATTGCTATTGCTCTTTCTTGTAATCCGAAGATACTTATAGCTGACGAGCCAACAACGGCACTTGATGTCACCATACAGGCACAAGTTCTTGAATTGATGAAAGACCTTCAAAAAGAATTGAAGACGGGAACAATTTTCATCACCCACGACCTTGGGGTTATTTCTGCAATGGCTGACAGGGTTATGGTAATGTACGGTGGAAGGCAGATGGAATTAGCACCTGCAGAAGATTTGTTCCACAAGCCGATGCATCCATATACCAATATGCTCTTGAAATCTATCCCAAGGGTTGACATAAAGCAAGACAAATTAGAATCGATACCAGGTCAACCACCGAGAATGATAGATGTTCCCGAAGTTTGTCCATTTGCGCCAAGATGTCCAAGAAGACTTGATAAGTGCGCGAAAGAATTGCCACCATTTGCAGAACTTGAACCAGGGCACTTTGTCAGATGCTTTAACCCAGTAGAAGTCGGAGGGGATATAAATGCCAAGTAA
- the panC gene encoding pantoate--beta-alanine ligase produces MRLVHTIAEMKKIVNDILKSGKSIGFVPTMGYLHKGHLSLVEAARKENDVVVVSIFVNPTQFGPNEDYSRYPRDLERDLRLLEPIGVDYVFNPSVEEMYPAMYSTYVEEVELSKYLCGASRPGHFRGVCTVVTKLFNIVKPTKAYFGQKDAQQFRVLKRMVRDLNMDVEMIEMPIVREEDGLAMSSRNVYLNPEERKEATRLYKSLLKAKELIESGERDVQKIKSEMLKILDHPLLKVDYVEVVDEETLRPVEKIERKVIVALAVFVGKARLIDNMIFEV; encoded by the coding sequence ATGCGCCTTGTTCACACAATAGCGGAAATGAAGAAGATAGTGAACGATATCTTGAAAAGCGGCAAAAGTATAGGTTTTGTGCCTACAATGGGATATCTTCACAAAGGACATTTGAGTTTGGTGGAAGCCGCACGCAAGGAGAACGATGTTGTTGTTGTCAGTATATTTGTCAATCCGACACAGTTTGGACCAAATGAGGATTACAGCAGGTATCCGCGTGACCTCGAGAGAGATTTGAGATTGCTGGAGCCCATAGGTGTAGACTATGTTTTCAATCCATCCGTTGAGGAAATGTACCCAGCTATGTATTCAACATACGTCGAGGAAGTTGAACTTTCAAAGTATCTGTGCGGTGCAAGTAGGCCTGGGCATTTCAGAGGAGTTTGTACCGTTGTGACAAAGCTTTTTAACATAGTGAAACCAACGAAGGCTTATTTCGGTCAAAAGGATGCCCAGCAGTTCAGAGTTTTGAAAAGAATGGTAAGGGATTTGAATATGGATGTTGAGATGATAGAGATGCCCATCGTTCGGGAAGAAGATGGGCTGGCTATGTCTTCGAGGAACGTATATTTAAATCCAGAAGAAAGAAAAGAAGCAACGAGGTTGTATAAATCACTTTTGAAAGCTAAAGAGCTTATCGAATCTGGGGAACGTGATGTACAGAAAATAAAAAGCGAAATGTTAAAAATACTTGACCATCCACTTTTAAAGGTTGATTACGTAGAGGTAGTTGATGAAGAAACGTTGCGACCAGTTGAAAAAATAGAGAGGAAAGTCATTGTGGCTCTTGCAGTTTTTGTTGGTAAGGCAAGGTTGATAGACAACATGATTTTTGAGGTTTGA
- a CDS encoding ABC transporter substrate-binding protein — protein sequence MRKVLVSLLLTLVVFFAFANYLGYDATGKKGGTLILPTLSGPRTCNDTVSKETSSSDVIAMFMSWGGTLIERSAIDGKFYPALAEKWDGPRLTKDGGMEIIWYLRKGVKWSDGEPFDADDVVFTLNEIYTNPDIPSSFKDVIRSTNGYLPKATKINDYTVRMYYPEPFRLALRYLGGMYIFPKHKAESWVKNKKFAEFWTVDAINKKEIVGLGPFIPVEYVPDQYVRFVANPNYWKKTKDGTQLPFLKEVVYKIISSQDAQKLAFEKGEVDIYSQRGTEFRGTEFNYFKENEKKFNITVLAYGPAYGTQFITFNWNNKDEAKREWFRNVHFRKAVAYAMDKKKMIDTLFNGLAVEQWSPVSMASPYYNDKVTVKYPYDLNKARAELKLGGFSWDKNGKLIDSKGRPVKFIIETNAGNTVREGMGNIITAALKQLGMDITFVPGDFNTLINRMLNVGDWDAIIIGLTGSDEPQGGRNVWAIDGSLHFWNLSPKVADWVDPNAYWLPDFEKEIDKIFAENVRILDDNVVKDYWAKFQKLASENLPLIYTVNPLRLFAWRNTIKNVKITMLGGTTWNLDWLWKEQ from the coding sequence ATGAGGAAGGTTCTCGTGTCGCTTTTGTTAACTCTTGTTGTTTTCTTTGCATTTGCTAACTACCTTGGTTACGACGCAACAGGTAAGAAGGGTGGAACACTCATTCTTCCAACATTGAGCGGTCCAAGAACATGTAACGACACAGTGTCCAAGGAAACAAGCTCATCCGATGTTATTGCTATGTTCATGAGTTGGGGTGGAACACTTATCGAAAGGTCCGCTATCGACGGAAAGTTCTACCCGGCACTTGCGGAAAAATGGGACGGTCCAAGGCTAACAAAAGACGGTGGTATGGAAATTATTTGGTATCTCAGAAAAGGCGTAAAGTGGAGCGATGGTGAACCATTCGATGCAGATGATGTCGTATTCACGCTCAACGAAATCTATACAAACCCTGACATCCCAAGCTCATTCAAAGATGTTATAAGAAGTACAAACGGATATCTACCAAAAGCCACAAAGATCAACGACTACACTGTCAGAATGTACTACCCAGAGCCATTCAGGCTAGCTCTCAGATACCTTGGTGGAATGTACATATTCCCAAAACACAAGGCAGAAAGCTGGGTAAAGAATAAGAAATTTGCAGAGTTCTGGACAGTTGATGCAATCAACAAGAAAGAAATCGTTGGATTGGGACCATTCATTCCTGTTGAATACGTGCCAGACCAATACGTAAGGTTTGTTGCAAACCCGAACTACTGGAAAAAGACAAAAGACGGAACACAACTTCCATTCCTTAAAGAAGTAGTTTACAAGATAATCTCCTCGCAAGATGCTCAAAAACTTGCATTCGAAAAGGGAGAAGTTGACATCTACTCGCAAAGAGGTACTGAATTCAGAGGTACTGAATTCAACTACTTCAAAGAAAATGAAAAGAAATTCAATATCACAGTTCTTGCTTATGGTCCAGCATATGGTACACAATTCATAACGTTCAACTGGAACAACAAAGACGAAGCAAAGAGAGAATGGTTCAGAAATGTCCACTTCAGAAAAGCAGTTGCGTACGCGATGGACAAGAAAAAGATGATAGATACTCTCTTCAACGGACTTGCAGTTGAACAATGGTCACCAGTTTCTATGGCATCGCCATACTACAACGATAAAGTTACTGTGAAATACCCATACGACCTCAACAAAGCAAGAGCAGAACTGAAACTCGGAGGTTTCAGCTGGGACAAGAACGGAAAACTTATCGACAGCAAAGGTAGACCAGTTAAATTCATTATTGAAACAAACGCCGGCAACACGGTCAGGGAAGGTATGGGTAACATCATAACAGCAGCTCTTAAACAACTCGGTATGGATATAACATTCGTTCCTGGCGATTTCAACACACTTATTAACAGAATGCTCAACGTAGGTGACTGGGATGCCATCATCATTGGTTTGACAGGTTCCGATGAACCACAAGGTGGTAGGAACGTTTGGGCAATTGATGGTTCACTCCATTTCTGGAACCTCTCACCGAAGGTAGCAGACTGGGTTGATCCAAATGCTTATTGGCTACCAGACTTTGAAAAGGAAATTGATAAGATATTCGCAGAAAACGTCAGGATCCTTGATGACAACGTCGTGAAAGACTACTGGGCGAAATTCCAGAAACTCGCATCTGAAAATCTCCCGCTTATTTACACAGTCAACCCACTCAGGCTCTTTGCATGGAGAAACACAATTAAGAACGTTAAGATAACAATGCTTGGTGGAACAACATGGAACCTTGACTGGCTCTGGAAAGAACAATAA